The DNA window CAGCGGTGCCGGCGTCGCCAAGGCGCTGGAAGAGGAAGGCTACCGCGTCACCGCCATCGACGTGCAGCGCGACCTGGGTGGGCTGATGCACGCCCTGACCAACCCGCGCCCCGACGTGGTGTTCAACGCCCTGCACGGCCGCGGCGGCGAGGACGGAACGATCCAGGGCGTGCTGGAGTTCCTGGGCCTGCCCTACACCCATTCGGGCGTCCAGGCGGCGGCCATCGCCATGGACAAGGCGATGACCAAGCGCGTGCTGGACACCGTCGGCATCCGCTCCCCCAAAGGAATGGTGCTGTCCCGTGGGGAGATCGCCGGCGGCGCCCACCCCATGCCGGCGCCCTATATCGTCAAGCCTGTGGACGAGGGCTCGACCGTTGGCGTAACCCTGGTCCGCGAGGGGCAGAACAGCCCGGTCGGCGACGATGGCTTCTTCGGGGGGACCTTCGGAGAACGCGTGCTGGTCGAGGAGTTCATCCCCGGTCGCGAACTGACCGTGGGCGTCATGGGTGACCGCGCTTTGGCGGTGACCGAAATCGTCTTCCAGGCTCAGGTCTACGACTACACCGCGAAATACAGCGCCGGCCATGCCGTCCACACCATCCCCGCCGCGATCCCCGAGGCCGTGGCGGAGGAGGCGAAACGGATGGCGGTGCTGGCGCACCACACCCTGGGCTGCCGGGGTGTCTCGCGCAGCGACTTCCGCTGGGATGACGGCCGGCCGGGAACGGACGGGCTGTACTTCCTGGAGATCAACAACCAGCCGGGCATGACGCCCCTGTCGCTGGTGCCCGAACAGGCGGCGCATGTGGGAATTTCCTACGGCGCGCTGGTCGGCTGGCTGGTGGAGAATGCCGCATGTCAGCTCGCCTGATGGCCGACCCGGACTTCCGCGCCGCCGCCGCCGGTGCGCGCGCCCGGGACGAGATGCCGACCCCGCCGCGCGCCATGGCCGCGTCGGCGCAGAAAGGCAAGCGACGCCGCGCCTGGCCGCGCTGGACCCGTTCGGCCGTCAAGGCGGCGCTGATCCTGGTGCCGGTGCTGGGGCTGACCGCCACCGCCGGCTCCGCCTGGAAGCGCGGCACCCTGGCCGACACGCTGGACGCGGCGCGGGAAAGCGTCATCCAGACCACCGGCGACCTGGGCTTCCGCCTGTCGGAGATCCTGGTGGTCGGCCGCAGCGAGACCGAACGCGACGCCGTGCTCGACGCGCTGGGCGTGCGCCGGGGCGAGCCGATCCTGTCCATCGACCTCGCGGAGGCCAAGCAGCGCCTTGAAGAGCTTCCCTGGGTGTCGTCGGCCTCCATCGAGCGCCGGCTGCCCGGTTTCCTCTATATCCGCCTGTCGGAACGCCAGCCGATGGCGATTTGGCAGCATGAGCGGCAGTTCACCGTCATCGACCGCGCCGGCCGTCCGCTGGCCGACGCGGCGGAGCTGGCGCGCCGCGGCAACCAGCGCATCGACACGCTGCCCCAGGTGATCGGCGCCAACGCCCCGCAGCAGGTCCACACCCTGCTGTCGGCGCTGGACAGCGCGCCAACCATCGCCCCGATGCTGTCCTCGGCCAGCTGGATCAGCGACCGGCGCTGGAACCTGCAGCTCAGCAACGGCGTGACGGTGAAGCTGCC is part of the Azospirillum lipoferum 4B genome and encodes:
- a CDS encoding D-alanine--D-alanine ligase, with amino-acid sequence MTEVLLHAHKKHVAVLMGGWSAEREVSLVSGAGVAKALEEEGYRVTAIDVQRDLGGLMHALTNPRPDVVFNALHGRGGEDGTIQGVLEFLGLPYTHSGVQAAAIAMDKAMTKRVLDTVGIRSPKGMVLSRGEIAGGAHPMPAPYIVKPVDEGSTVGVTLVREGQNSPVGDDGFFGGTFGERVLVEEFIPGRELTVGVMGDRALAVTEIVFQAQVYDYTAKYSAGHAVHTIPAAIPEAVAEEAKRMAVLAHHTLGCRGVSRSDFRWDDGRPGTDGLYFLEINNQPGMTPLSLVPEQAAHVGISYGALVGWLVENAACQLA
- a CDS encoding cell division protein FtsQ/DivIB yields the protein MSARLMADPDFRAAAAGARARDEMPTPPRAMAASAQKGKRRRAWPRWTRSAVKAALILVPVLGLTATAGSAWKRGTLADTLDAARESVIQTTGDLGFRLSEILVVGRSETERDAVLDALGVRRGEPILSIDLAEAKQRLEELPWVSSASIERRLPGFLYIRLSERQPMAIWQHERQFTVIDRAGRPLADAAELARRGNQRIDTLPQVIGANAPQQVHTLLSALDSAPTIAPMLSSASWISDRRWNLQLSNGVTVKLPEGTAEMRRALQQLEQMHAASHVLDRDIVAIDLRLPGRAAIQTSATAQLPGWEDESKKKNGKKS